One Curtobacterium herbarum genomic window carries:
- a CDS encoding DUF6188 family protein, with protein sequence MNDDHGLEFTDARVDVLTVSFQTTIGFSNGTTMQFEAEFAITGPDGERRLVDPGQKASLAPVLALLGDTVRNATLDGADLRLDFASGTVLQAWPDESYESWNYRGAGPERRMIIAMPGGGLAVVDPPATSD encoded by the coding sequence GTGAACGACGACCACGGGCTCGAGTTCACCGACGCCCGGGTGGATGTCCTGACCGTCAGCTTCCAGACCACCATCGGCTTCTCGAACGGCACGACGATGCAGTTCGAGGCCGAGTTCGCGATCACCGGTCCGGACGGGGAACGCCGGCTCGTGGATCCGGGGCAGAAGGCATCGCTCGCACCCGTCCTGGCCCTGCTCGGCGACACGGTCAGGAACGCGACACTCGACGGCGCCGACCTCCGGCTCGACTTCGCATCCGGGACGGTCCTGCAGGCCTGGCCCGACGAGTCGTACGAGTCCTGGAACTACCGCGGCGCCGGGCCGGAGCGCCGGATGATCATCGCCATGCCCGGCGGTGGCCTGGCAGTCGTCGACCCACCAGCGACGTCCGACTGA
- a CDS encoding DUF3000 domain-containing protein: MPESRDPDAEPEAFARLRAFVSSGRTRTETTVTEIPSPSRIAPFSLALAADVSGAVHGVDSDLGTGRFIALHDPAEPEGWGGAYRIVTFAQAPLEPEIGVDEFVADVTWSWLVDALDAHGARYGNASGTATKIISRGYGELAAQGDGAQLELRASWTPLDDDLTPHVQAWEEIVAMLAGLPPASDGVSLLAPRRLARD, from the coding sequence GTGCCCGAATCCCGAGACCCCGACGCCGAACCGGAGGCGTTCGCGCGTCTCCGCGCGTTCGTGTCGAGCGGCAGGACCCGCACCGAGACCACGGTCACCGAGATCCCGTCGCCGAGTCGCATCGCCCCGTTCTCGCTCGCCCTGGCGGCGGACGTGTCGGGCGCGGTGCACGGTGTGGACTCCGACCTCGGCACCGGACGCTTCATCGCCCTGCACGACCCCGCGGAGCCGGAGGGGTGGGGCGGCGCGTACCGCATCGTCACCTTCGCGCAGGCCCCGCTCGAGCCGGAGATCGGCGTCGACGAGTTCGTGGCCGACGTCACCTGGAGCTGGCTCGTCGACGCCCTCGACGCGCACGGCGCCCGGTACGGCAACGCGTCCGGCACGGCGACGAAGATCATCTCGCGCGGGTACGGCGAACTCGCGGCACAGGGCGACGGTGCCCAACTGGAACTGCGGGCGTCTTGGACGCCCCTCGACGACGACCTGACGCCGCACGTGCAGGCGTGGGAGGAGATCGTGGCGATGCTCGCCGGACTCCCCCCGGCCTCCGACGGCGTCTCGCTCCTGGCTCCCCGGAGGCTCGCCCGTGACTGA
- a CDS encoding HRDC domain-containing protein: MTDADPAYEDAHAAVHVIEERDEYLQAVARLAAGHGPVAVDAERASGYRYSQRAYLIQVFRRGSGSFLFDPIAIGDFSDLQAALVDEEWVFHAASQDLPCLREVGLVPTRIFDTELGARIAGFPRVGLGAVVEQLLGITLAKAHSAADWSTRPLPQAWLVYAALDVELLPDLRDSLAEVLESAGKARIAEEEFAAVLARAPKPPRVEPWRRLSGMNVLRGARALAIARSLWLARDAYAQETDIAPGRTIPDSAIVAAAAAAPTSRAELGALKSFTGRASRAELDRWWAAVEEGRTTEDLPRLRGGGEPSLPPPRAWAERNPAADRRYRAARAAVTARAAELDLPVENLLTPETLRLVSWTPPKTVATETVGATLASHDARPWQVEETASVIAHAFEVAADRSVEDPAAEVTATTASRPDDTTADANTLGATEDPDADVQAGDAALVADGQADDATGTTAS; encoded by the coding sequence GTGACTGACGCCGATCCCGCCTACGAGGACGCGCACGCCGCCGTCCACGTCATCGAGGAACGCGACGAGTACCTCCAGGCCGTCGCGCGGCTCGCCGCAGGGCACGGTCCGGTCGCGGTCGACGCCGAGCGCGCGAGCGGGTACCGCTACTCGCAGCGGGCGTACCTGATCCAGGTGTTCCGCCGCGGGTCCGGTTCGTTCTTGTTCGACCCGATCGCGATCGGCGACTTCAGCGACCTGCAGGCCGCGCTCGTCGACGAGGAGTGGGTGTTCCACGCCGCGTCGCAGGACCTGCCGTGCCTCCGCGAGGTCGGCCTGGTCCCGACCCGGATCTTCGACACCGAGCTCGGGGCGCGCATCGCCGGGTTCCCCCGCGTCGGCCTCGGCGCGGTCGTCGAGCAGCTGCTCGGCATCACGCTCGCGAAGGCACACTCCGCCGCCGACTGGTCGACCCGCCCGCTGCCCCAGGCCTGGCTCGTCTACGCCGCCCTCGACGTCGAACTGCTGCCGGACCTGCGCGACTCGCTCGCCGAGGTCCTCGAGTCGGCCGGCAAGGCCCGCATCGCGGAGGAGGAGTTCGCCGCCGTCCTCGCCCGCGCGCCGAAGCCGCCGCGGGTCGAACCGTGGCGTCGGCTGTCCGGCATGAACGTGCTCCGCGGTGCCCGGGCCCTGGCGATCGCCCGGTCGCTGTGGCTCGCCCGCGACGCCTACGCGCAGGAGACCGACATCGCCCCGGGCCGGACCATCCCGGACTCGGCGATCGTCGCCGCCGCCGCTGCCGCCCCGACCTCGCGCGCCGAGCTCGGTGCGCTGAAGTCCTTCACCGGACGCGCCAGCCGTGCCGAACTCGACCGGTGGTGGGCCGCCGTCGAGGAGGGCCGCACCACCGAGGACCTGCCGCGCCTCCGAGGCGGGGGCGAGCCGAGCCTCCCGCCGCCGCGCGCGTGGGCGGAGCGCAACCCGGCCGCCGACCGCCGGTACCGTGCCGCGCGCGCCGCGGTCACCGCGCGTGCCGCCGAGCTCGACCTGCCCGTCGAGAACCTGCTCACGCCGGAGACACTCCGCCTGGTGTCCTGGACGCCGCCGAAGACCGTGGCGACCGAGACCGTCGGGGCGACGCTCGCGTCGCACGACGCCCGACCGTGGCAGGTCGAGGAGACCGCGTCGGTCATCGCACACGCGTTCGAGGTCGCCGCGGACCGGTCCGTCGAGGACCCGGCGGCCGAGGTCACGGCGACCACGGCCTCCCGTCCGGACGACACGACGGCGGACGCCAACACGCTCGGGGCGACCGAGGACCCGGACGCCGACGTGCAGGCGGGCGACGCCGCGCTTGTCGCAGACGGACAGGCCGACGACGCCACCGGGACGACCGCCTCGTAG
- a CDS encoding 3-hydroxyacyl-CoA dehydrogenase NAD-binding domain-containing protein, giving the protein MTTTPIDQLTALSEDEVVTHSYVKHVALPSGGTLALITLDNGKDYKRPSTLGPRTMRELSDVLDGLQAAAAAGTVQAVAITGKQYCFAAGADLSQAAALPSREVAHELGVLGHATLRKFSELGVPSFAFVNGIALGGGLEVALHCTYRVFSSAAQGIGLPEVFLGIIPGWGGATLLPRLIGPEKALRVIVENPLKNNRLMDGKAAVDLGIGDALIPSVTFLPSAVAWADGVVSGRTKVVRKNEPGMIEKAAWGTVVKVARQQVTSKIGSVPKSPFRALDLVAAAKSGSLEERFAGEDDALADLLAGDQFAASMYAFDLVQKRAKRPVGAPGGVDAKKVTKVGVLGAGLMASQFALLFARRLGVPVVITDVSQERVDAGVARIRQSVDEMLAKGRVSQDDANRITALVSGSVSYDAFADADWVIEAVFEEMGVKQEVFRKIEQVIAPDAILATNTSSLSVDEMASVLEHPERLVGFHFFNPVAVMPLLEVVRAAKTSDEAVATALAVAKTLKKTAIVTADQPGFVVNRVLARVLGEAMRGVEEGTSFETVAEGAAPLGLPMSPFELLELVGLPVGAHVLDSHHAAWPERFYPGDGLKKIAEHGTILTRDKKGNATGYDSAAVKLVTPSKKDAHPVDAAEMQRRFEDALADEVHRMLEDGVVQHVEEIDLGLILGAGYPFQAGGISPYLDRSGASERVFGGTFHEPPIVGPASR; this is encoded by the coding sequence ATGACCACCACCCCGATCGACCAGCTGACCGCCCTGAGCGAGGACGAGGTCGTCACCCACTCGTACGTCAAGCACGTCGCGCTGCCCTCCGGTGGCACGCTCGCGCTCATCACGCTCGACAACGGCAAGGACTACAAGCGCCCCTCGACGCTCGGTCCGCGCACCATGCGTGAGCTGTCCGACGTGCTCGACGGGTTGCAGGCTGCAGCGGCGGCGGGCACCGTCCAGGCCGTCGCGATCACCGGCAAGCAGTACTGCTTCGCCGCCGGCGCCGACCTGTCCCAGGCCGCCGCGCTGCCGTCCCGCGAGGTCGCGCACGAGCTCGGCGTGCTCGGCCACGCCACGCTCCGGAAGTTCAGCGAGCTCGGTGTCCCGTCGTTCGCGTTCGTCAACGGCATCGCACTCGGCGGCGGGCTCGAGGTGGCGCTGCACTGCACCTACCGCGTGTTCTCGTCCGCTGCCCAGGGCATCGGCCTGCCCGAGGTCTTCCTCGGCATCATCCCCGGCTGGGGCGGCGCGACGCTGCTCCCCCGCCTGATCGGTCCGGAGAAGGCCCTGCGGGTCATCGTCGAGAACCCGCTGAAGAACAACCGCCTGATGGACGGGAAGGCCGCGGTCGACCTCGGCATCGGCGACGCGCTGATCCCCTCGGTGACCTTCCTGCCGTCCGCGGTCGCCTGGGCCGACGGCGTCGTGTCCGGTCGCACCAAGGTCGTCCGGAAGAACGAACCCGGCATGATCGAGAAGGCCGCCTGGGGCACCGTCGTCAAGGTCGCCCGCCAGCAGGTGACGTCGAAGATCGGCAGCGTCCCGAAGTCGCCGTTCCGCGCGCTCGACCTCGTCGCCGCCGCCAAGTCCGGGTCGCTCGAGGAACGCTTCGCCGGGGAGGACGACGCCCTCGCCGACCTGCTCGCCGGGGACCAGTTCGCGGCGTCGATGTACGCGTTCGACCTGGTGCAGAAGCGGGCCAAGCGTCCGGTCGGCGCTCCCGGGGGCGTCGACGCGAAGAAGGTCACGAAGGTCGGCGTGCTCGGCGCCGGGCTGATGGCCTCCCAGTTCGCGCTGCTCTTCGCCCGCCGGCTCGGGGTCCCCGTCGTCATCACCGACGTCTCGCAGGAGCGCGTCGACGCCGGTGTCGCCCGGATCCGCCAGTCCGTCGACGAGATGCTCGCCAAGGGCCGGGTCTCGCAGGACGACGCGAACCGCATCACCGCGCTCGTCAGCGGTTCGGTGTCGTACGACGCCTTCGCGGACGCCGACTGGGTGATCGAGGCCGTCTTCGAGGAGATGGGCGTCAAGCAGGAGGTGTTCCGGAAGATCGAGCAGGTCATCGCACCGGACGCGATCCTCGCGACGAACACCTCGTCCCTGTCGGTGGACGAGATGGCGTCGGTGCTCGAGCACCCGGAGCGTCTGGTCGGCTTCCACTTCTTCAACCCGGTGGCCGTGATGCCGCTGCTCGAGGTGGTGCGTGCGGCGAAGACCTCCGACGAGGCCGTCGCCACCGCGCTGGCCGTCGCGAAGACCCTGAAGAAGACGGCGATTGTCACGGCCGACCAGCCGGGCTTCGTCGTCAACCGGGTGCTCGCACGCGTCCTCGGCGAGGCCATGCGTGGCGTCGAGGAGGGCACCTCGTTCGAGACCGTGGCCGAGGGCGCCGCTCCCCTGGGTCTGCCGATGTCGCCGTTCGAGCTGCTCGAGCTCGTCGGTCTGCCGGTCGGGGCGCACGTGCTCGACTCGCACCACGCGGCCTGGCCGGAGCGCTTCTACCCCGGCGACGGCCTGAAGAAGATCGCCGAGCACGGGACGATCCTGACCCGCGACAAGAAGGGCAACGCGACCGGGTACGACTCCGCTGCCGTGAAGCTCGTCACCCCGTCGAAGAAGGACGCCCACCCGGTCGACGCTGCCGAGATGCAGCGCCGGTTCGAGGACGCCCTGGCCGACGAGGTGCACCGCATGCTCGAGGACGGGGTCGTCCAGCACGTGGAGGAGATCGACCTCGGGCTCATCCTCGGCGCGGGCTACCCGTTCCAGGCCGGCGGCATCAGCCCGTACCTCGACCGCAGCGGGGCGTCCGAGCGCGTCTTCGGCGGCACGTTCCACGAGCCGCCGATCGTCGGCCCCGCCTCCCGCTAG
- a CDS encoding alpha/beta hydrolase family protein: MARRPDAVRSVGLLALGAGLTAAAVGVAVVAGSVAAVARAVVTPDRKRTERVPITAVDLEARTVSLGRSPDTESPGRYSLWFGGATGHMRVGEVLDTTDTTVTRRVIAVDAGDPTVARRGRWGGWFYLTPGELGVPVEDVDVQTPNGPAPAWVVRAEDPDAPWAVLVHGRGVTRAETIRAVPVFRAAGYSVLLASWRNDGVAPPSPDGRYGLGSTEWEDVDAALDWVAQQGATSVVLMGWSMGGAVVLQTLVRSGLAGLVSGVVLESAVVDWHAVLKSQSRALRLPRPVRKVAQWVLRTPVVHRVAGLDQPIDLRELDMVARADELRVPILLLHSDDDGFVPASASYALAAARPDLVQLEVAHVARHTKLWNHDAEWFDARIRAWLTDVVRPAADVR, translated from the coding sequence ATGGCCCGCCGTCCCGATGCCGTCCGGTCCGTCGGCCTCCTCGCGCTGGGTGCCGGCCTCACCGCCGCCGCGGTCGGGGTCGCCGTCGTCGCCGGGTCGGTCGCCGCCGTCGCCCGGGCCGTCGTCACTCCGGACCGCAAGCGCACCGAGCGAGTGCCGATCACGGCCGTCGACCTGGAGGCACGCACCGTCTCCCTGGGACGCAGTCCCGACACCGAGTCCCCGGGTCGGTACAGCCTGTGGTTCGGTGGCGCGACGGGGCACATGCGCGTCGGCGAGGTGCTCGACACCACCGACACGACCGTCACCCGTCGGGTCATCGCCGTCGACGCCGGCGACCCCACCGTGGCCCGACGCGGTCGGTGGGGTGGCTGGTTCTACCTGACCCCGGGGGAGCTCGGGGTGCCGGTCGAGGACGTCGACGTGCAGACCCCGAACGGCCCTGCCCCTGCCTGGGTCGTCCGTGCCGAGGACCCGGACGCGCCCTGGGCCGTCCTGGTGCACGGCCGGGGCGTGACCCGCGCCGAGACGATCCGCGCGGTGCCGGTGTTCCGCGCCGCCGGGTACTCGGTGCTGCTGGCGTCGTGGCGGAACGACGGGGTCGCACCCCCGAGCCCGGACGGTCGCTACGGCCTGGGGTCGACCGAGTGGGAGGACGTCGACGCCGCCCTGGACTGGGTCGCGCAGCAGGGCGCCACGAGCGTCGTGCTGATGGGCTGGTCGATGGGCGGTGCCGTCGTCCTGCAGACCCTGGTGCGCTCGGGCCTCGCCGGACTCGTCAGCGGCGTCGTCCTGGAGTCGGCGGTCGTCGACTGGCACGCGGTCCTGAAGTCGCAGAGCCGGGCGCTCCGCCTGCCCCGGCCGGTGCGGAAGGTGGCGCAGTGGGTCCTCCGCACACCCGTCGTCCACCGGGTCGCCGGACTGGACCAGCCGATCGACCTGCGGGAACTCGACATGGTCGCCCGCGCCGACGAACTGCGGGTACCGATCCTGCTGCTGCACAGCGACGACGACGGGTTCGTGCCCGCATCGGCGTCGTACGCCCTCGCCGCCGCCCGGCCGGACCTGGTGCAGCTCGAGGTCGCCCACGTCGCGCGGCACACCAAGCTCTGGAACCACGACGCCGAGTGGTTCGACGCGCGGATCCGGGCGTGGCTCACCGATGTGGTGCGGCCGGCGGCCGACGTGCGGTGA
- a CDS encoding Imm26 family immunity protein → MTKPGNLANAGDVFLIPVDSSRGYPGVVVAERNASLYVLVYDQTLPLHSSGNASSWNFTVDPLFAALTFDARFYHGDWKIIGQTTPEPDRFLPAFSYGSPEPGGARVSNFTGTTSRSASPAEMQTISPEIYRIPMLLERALRAHAGLDPWYPVFDEIRYTKTPTSAELFGS, encoded by the coding sequence ATGACGAAACCGGGGAATCTCGCGAATGCCGGCGACGTGTTCCTCATCCCCGTGGACAGCAGCCGGGGCTACCCAGGCGTGGTGGTTGCAGAACGCAACGCCAGCCTCTACGTCCTCGTGTACGACCAAACCCTTCCATTGCACAGCAGTGGCAACGCGTCCTCCTGGAACTTCACGGTCGATCCGCTCTTCGCTGCGCTCACGTTCGATGCTCGCTTCTACCACGGCGACTGGAAGATCATCGGGCAGACAACTCCGGAGCCGGATCGCTTCCTGCCAGCGTTCAGCTACGGATCTCCAGAACCCGGAGGAGCACGAGTCTCCAACTTCACCGGGACGACCAGCCGATCAGCGTCGCCGGCGGAGATGCAGACCATCTCACCCGAGATTTATCGGATTCCGATGCTTCTCGAGAGGGCCCTGCGTGCTCACGCAGGCCTCGACCCCTGGTACCCGGTGTTCGACGAGATTCGTTACACGAAGACGCCGACATCAGCCGAGCTGTTCGGCTCCTGA
- the dxs gene encoding 1-deoxy-D-xylulose-5-phosphate synthase produces the protein MSLLASITSPRDLKRLSDAQMIDLAAEIRTFLVAEVAKTGGHLGPNLGVVELTLAMHRVFDSPHDPFVFDTGHQSYVHKLVTGRQDFSHLRERGGIAGYPQRSESEHDIVESSHASSSLSWADGISRAFQQTGQSDRTVVAVVGDGALTGGMTWEALNNISDQNDRRLVIVVNDNGRSYAPTIGGMARFLSSVRTRREYRTLYEKSRAAADHFGAPGRAVYRGLRGGLHGFLSRFTNNEALYSNLDIKYIGPVDGHDQQAMEAALRQAKGYGSPVIVHVITEKGHGFEPALRDQADQFHAVGHIDPETGESLDKASGPSWTSVFAATLAEVGHEDPRIVAITAAMLRPTGLHLFQQAHPDRVIDVGIAEQHAVTTAAGLAYGGLHPVVALYATFLNRAFDQVLMDVALHRAGVTFVLDRAGITGPDGPSHHGMWDLALLQVVPGVRIAAPRDAVTLREEFREAVAVDDAPTVLRWSKGQVGSDIPALRRLDDGVDVLHDAADGVEDVLIVAVGSMVPTALEAAALLEAQGIGVTVVDPRWVVPIPASLIDLSRDHRLVITIEDGVRVGGVGTRLRQDLRAAGVDTGVNELGLPDEFIAHASRSQILADAGLTAQAIARDVIDQVVGTKVPQAKPARSRESAER, from the coding sequence GTGAGCCTGCTCGCCAGCATCACGTCGCCGCGCGACCTGAAGCGTCTCTCCGACGCACAGATGATCGACCTCGCCGCCGAGATCCGCACCTTCCTGGTCGCCGAGGTCGCCAAGACCGGTGGGCACCTCGGGCCGAACCTCGGCGTCGTCGAGCTGACCCTCGCCATGCACCGGGTCTTCGACTCGCCGCACGACCCGTTCGTCTTCGACACCGGCCACCAGTCGTACGTGCACAAGCTCGTCACCGGCCGCCAGGACTTCTCACACCTGCGTGAACGCGGGGGCATCGCCGGCTACCCGCAGCGCAGCGAGTCGGAGCACGACATCGTCGAGTCCTCGCACGCGTCCTCGTCGCTGTCCTGGGCGGACGGCATCTCCCGCGCGTTCCAGCAGACCGGGCAGTCCGACCGCACGGTCGTCGCGGTCGTCGGTGACGGTGCCCTCACGGGTGGCATGACGTGGGAGGCGCTCAACAACATCTCGGACCAGAACGACCGCCGACTGGTGATCGTGGTCAACGACAACGGCCGGTCGTACGCGCCGACGATCGGTGGGATGGCCCGGTTCCTCAGCTCGGTCCGCACCCGTCGCGAGTACCGCACGCTGTACGAGAAGAGCCGTGCGGCTGCCGACCACTTCGGCGCGCCCGGGCGTGCGGTGTACCGCGGCCTCCGGGGCGGGCTGCACGGCTTCCTGTCGCGCTTCACGAACAACGAGGCGCTGTACTCCAACCTCGACATCAAGTACATCGGGCCGGTCGACGGACACGACCAGCAGGCGATGGAGGCGGCGCTCCGGCAGGCGAAGGGCTACGGCTCGCCCGTCATCGTGCACGTGATCACCGAGAAGGGGCACGGCTTCGAGCCCGCCCTGCGTGACCAGGCGGACCAGTTCCACGCCGTCGGGCACATCGACCCGGAGACGGGCGAGTCGCTCGACAAGGCGTCAGGGCCGTCGTGGACGTCGGTCTTCGCCGCCACGCTCGCCGAGGTCGGCCACGAGGACCCGCGGATCGTGGCCATCACGGCCGCGATGCTCCGGCCCACCGGCCTGCACCTGTTCCAGCAGGCCCACCCCGACCGGGTGATCGACGTCGGGATCGCCGAGCAGCACGCCGTGACGACCGCCGCCGGCCTGGCCTACGGCGGACTGCACCCCGTCGTCGCCCTGTACGCCACGTTCCTCAACCGGGCGTTCGACCAGGTGCTGATGGACGTCGCGCTGCACCGGGCCGGGGTCACGTTCGTCCTCGACCGGGCCGGCATCACGGGTCCGGACGGTCCCTCGCACCACGGCATGTGGGACCTGGCGCTGCTGCAGGTGGTGCCGGGCGTGCGGATCGCCGCCCCGCGTGACGCCGTCACCCTGCGTGAGGAGTTCCGGGAGGCAGTGGCCGTCGACGACGCGCCCACGGTCCTCCGGTGGTCCAAGGGTCAGGTCGGGTCGGACATCCCCGCACTCCGGCGGCTGGACGACGGCGTGGACGTGCTGCACGACGCCGCCGACGGGGTCGAGGACGTGCTCATCGTGGCCGTCGGGTCGATGGTGCCGACCGCGCTCGAGGCGGCTGCACTGCTCGAGGCGCAGGGCATCGGCGTGACCGTCGTCGACCCGCGCTGGGTGGTCCCGATCCCGGCGTCGCTCATCGACCTGTCCCGCGACCACCGGCTGGTGATCACGATCGAGGACGGCGTCCGCGTCGGCGGCGTCGGGACCCGACTGCGGCAGGACCTGCGCGCTGCCGGTGTCGACACGGGGGTGAACGAGCTCGGCCTGCCGGACGAGTTCATCGCCCACGCCAGCCGCAGTCAGATCCTCGCCGACGCCGGGCTCACGGCGCAGGCGATCGCGCGCGACGTCATCGACCAGGTCGTCGGCACGAAGGTGCCCCAGGCGAAGCCGGCGCGTTCGCGGGAGTCCGCGGAGCGCTGA
- a CDS encoding thiolase family protein, which yields MPKTSDVVFVDGVRTPFGRAGEKGVFWRTRADDLAVHAMRGLLDRNSSLDGAAVDDVAVAATTQQGDQGLTLGRTVGMLAGLPKSVPGYAIDRMCAGAMTSVTTLAGAIAFGAADVAIAGGVEHMGRHPMGFNADPNPRFVAERMVAPDALVMGNTAERLHDRFPAITKDRTDAFAVQSQQRYAAAWGAGKLQPDVIPVEVNTGQGWDIVSADEPPRPGTTLEALAALKTPFRSHGRVTAGNAAGLNDGATMSLLASDAGAKEHGLPTKMRMVSFAFAGVEPEVMGVGPVPATDKALSKAGLSIDDIGLFEINEAFAVQVLAFLDNYGIAQDSPNVNAWGGAIAVGHPLASSGVRLMTQLAAQFAERPDVKYGITTMCIGLGQGGTVIWENPNFSKSAARKAA from the coding sequence TTGCCGAAGACATCAGACGTCGTGTTCGTGGACGGTGTCCGTACCCCGTTCGGCCGCGCCGGTGAGAAGGGGGTGTTCTGGCGGACCCGCGCCGACGACCTCGCCGTGCACGCGATGCGTGGGCTGCTCGACCGGAACAGCTCCCTCGACGGAGCCGCCGTCGACGACGTCGCGGTCGCCGCGACCACCCAGCAGGGCGACCAGGGCCTGACCCTCGGACGCACCGTGGGGATGCTCGCCGGTCTGCCGAAGTCCGTCCCCGGCTACGCCATCGACCGCATGTGCGCGGGGGCCATGACGAGCGTCACGACCCTCGCCGGCGCGATCGCGTTCGGTGCCGCCGACGTCGCCATCGCCGGCGGGGTCGAGCACATGGGTCGCCACCCGATGGGCTTCAACGCCGACCCGAACCCGCGTTTCGTCGCGGAGCGCATGGTCGCACCCGACGCGCTCGTGATGGGCAACACCGCCGAGCGCCTGCACGACCGCTTCCCCGCCATCACGAAGGACCGCACCGACGCCTTCGCCGTGCAGTCCCAGCAGCGCTACGCCGCCGCCTGGGGCGCCGGCAAGCTGCAGCCGGACGTCATCCCGGTCGAGGTCAACACCGGTCAGGGCTGGGACATCGTCTCGGCCGACGAGCCGCCGCGTCCCGGCACCACCCTGGAGGCCCTGGCCGCGTTGAAGACGCCGTTCCGGTCCCACGGACGGGTCACCGCCGGCAACGCCGCCGGCCTGAACGACGGCGCGACGATGAGCCTGCTGGCCTCGGACGCCGGCGCCAAGGAGCACGGGCTGCCGACGAAGATGCGCATGGTCTCGTTCGCCTTCGCGGGCGTCGAGCCCGAGGTGATGGGCGTCGGCCCGGTCCCCGCGACCGACAAGGCCCTGTCGAAGGCAGGACTGTCGATCGACGACATCGGCCTGTTCGAGATCAACGAGGCCTTCGCGGTCCAGGTGCTCGCGTTCCTCGACAACTACGGCATCGCGCAGGACTCGCCGAACGTCAACGCCTGGGGTGGTGCGATCGCCGTCGGGCACCCGCTCGCCTCGAGTGGCGTCCGGCTGATGACCCAGCTCGCGGCGCAGTTCGCCGAGCGTCCGGACGTCAAGTACGGCATCACGACGATGTGCATCGGGCTCGGCCAGGGCGGCACCGTCATCTGGGAGAACCCGAACTTCAGCAAGTCCGCGGCACGGAAGGCGGCCTGA
- a CDS encoding DUF6188 family protein produces MTNTTSAPIQLHVAGDTVDAVTVDTAVTVRFSSGATLRFETAFSLTETDGTHTFMEPGDPPSLLPLLALHTTVVERGTVTGARIAVRFASGELLEGWSHRDRPSWHWSEPGRARLDIDVLTGGEVVARTLPGGTPS; encoded by the coding sequence GTGACGAACACCACGTCGGCCCCCATCCAGCTGCACGTCGCTGGCGACACGGTGGACGCCGTCACGGTCGACACCGCCGTCACCGTCCGTTTCTCGAGCGGAGCGACCCTCCGGTTCGAGACAGCCTTCTCCCTGACCGAGACCGACGGCACGCACACGTTCATGGAGCCCGGCGACCCGCCCTCGCTCCTGCCGCTCCTCGCCCTCCACACGACGGTGGTGGAACGCGGCACCGTCACCGGCGCCCGCATCGCCGTCCGCTTCGCATCGGGTGAGCTGCTGGAGGGGTGGTCCCACCGCGACCGGCCCTCGTGGCACTGGTCCGAACCAGGACGAGCGCGCCTGGACATCGACGTCCTGACCGGCGGCGAGGTCGTCGCCCGCACGCTGCCCGGAGGGACGCCGTCATGA